CTGTTCATCTTTGCATTCCCAAGGCCAGGCATGCACCGGCATATGCTACTCATGTGCATATGCCTCAATGACACCTGCTCTGGCCACCCGATTTAAAGTTGCAACACCCTCTTTCCCCATCCTCCGTAGTCTGCtctattttttccccaaacactGAACACCTCCTAACATAGTATCCAATGCACTGGTTCATTGTGTGCATTGCTCATCGTCCTTCGCCCCTCAGTGGAAGGTGGACGTGACTCGTGCAGGAATTCTCATGACTTTGGTTTACTAATATGTTTCAAGTATGGGATAATGCCTGCCGCAgggtaggtgctcagtaagcaCTTCaaacattcactcattcacttggCACTGAAATGTACACTCTACACCAGGTGCTGCACTCTAGCAGCAAGAAGATCCCTCACgatggtgggagggaggggaaacGCCATCCCCGCTTCCCTGTGAGTCATGCTGATCTGGAGCTGTTGGGAAAGGGAGGCAGTGTGGTCAGTTCGGGATTCTCTCTAGGCTCTGCTTCCCTGCCACCTTGCCCCTCTGTCCTCTTTACTCCAAAGGGTATGGGGTTCAGGATCTTTCTCATATTAGGAACATGAAATGGGACCAGATGGGGTGGGCAGGGCCAGGGACCTGGAGCAGAGTCACAGGAGGTACGGAGCCAGGGCAtgggggctgggtgggggtggggccttcAGGGTGGGTAGAAATGGAGGCACAGGGCCTCcttcagaggctgagggaggggaaatCCCTGTCCTTTATCCTCTTTTTCCAGGATTCTGTAATGAGCCTTGCAACACCCATTTTCAACTCTACAAGGCTCCTGGTGCTCTCAGTGGTATGTCTGGGAGAATTAACTGCCTGAATGCCTAATGACAGACATGAGGAGCAGagagcatatgtgtgtgtgtgtgtgtgtgtgtgtgtgtgagagagagagagagagagagagagagagagagagagagggagaggtgagagagagagagagagagagagaaagagagagagagagagaagtagggAAGAGACAgtgcctttcttcttctctggAATTATTTGTGACTGCAGGACAGATTTCCATTTTCAGAGCCTCTATCTTCAGGGAATGTATCCACAGCTCCCTGTATGAGCATCACTATCATTCCCAAGTCTCTGGCTAGGGGACTGACCTCTCAGTTTTCCCAAGCAGGCCTTTCTCAAGGCCTTTCGTCAAGCTTAGCGCTAACGCCTGCCATATCCAAGGTGCCCTCACCTGCTGTGACCTACTCCAGGCTGACACAGTCACTTCCTCTAAGGGCCCTCCCTGGTCACTCTGTTGCCAACAAGCGTTCCCCAGGGCGGGTCAGAGTTAAGTCCAGGGTGGTGCatttcttccttgcttctttcacttCTGAGCTACGAAATTATCCATTGAAGCGAATCAATAATTCATCAGATGATCTACAGTTAGCCTAAATTAGATCTCATTGCCTCGGGCTAGTCTTTGAAGTCCTGCCTCACCTGACCCCCCACCCAGCCAGCTCTCCAGTAGAGTCCAGCCAGCTCCCTCTCACGCTGGCACCTTCTGTCCACCACGTATTTCCCACACTGTTGCCCCCTGCCCCTACGTCTTAGCCTGAGCCAGTCCCCTGTTCAGAAGCTCATCCTTCCCTCTGTGTGGTAATCCAGCTTGCTCTTCAAGGTCCCACTTCAAATGGAGGCTTCACCACGCATGTCCTTGGGCTTCTGCAACAGAAAGAAGTATTTTGCAATTAGAAGCACACAATTTTGCATTTACTTTCATCCCATTTGTTTTGTGATCCAAAAGACCAAAATATATAGCACTATCTCAGCTAAGACAGGCCCAAAGTTTAAGGAAACAAAGTTACCTACAGGTGGTGGGTTCAAGGCCTGGCTGGCATGGCAAATGGCTAAATTCCTACAACTATAAGAAAAACCACACCATGGCCAAACTCCCTGACAACAGGAGCTGGCAGGCTGATTTAAAACCCAGACCACTACAACTCTAGTTGGATAAAGGGCCAGTCTTACAAGCCTTCTTTTCTGGTAAGCAAttacagactttaaaccagctTCAGCAGCTTATAAAGGCTGCACACAAACTGTCTTTGTGTCCTATAGTTCACCTTTTGATGTAAAGAGCCAAATTCCACCTCGTTTTAATGCTAAAACCCTGCCCCAAAGTGAACATGGGATGTCTGTAACAGATCTGTTTACCCACTGCGCATGTGTTGTCGCCCTTCATGAATATGTATAGCTTTTTCCCCAAACCTGCTGAATATGTATGATACCGGCCCTGTTAGGCATAAAACCCAACTTGTCTTTCTCCTCTTTGAAGAGAGAGCACCTTCAATCCACGCTGGGGACTTTCTCTTTCCGGCTTGCAAGCCGTAACACCAATAAAGCTCTCCCTTCTACATCCAGCCATCCTGGTGGTCTTTGAGATGACAGTTTTCTCTTTGCAATCTCTGTCTTCCCACAGAATTGTCAAGTGACATGAGGGCAGGATACTCTAATCGACTCACATTCCCTCACAacacccagcacagcacctgcCATGAGTTCTTGGtggattactgtaaccttgttcCCACCCTTCTTTGcagctctgtttctttctcttcatccAAATTACCTTTAACCCTCAGCCCTCAATTCCACTTTTCCCTACAGTTCTCAGGGATTAGACAACCCAAGGTACGTGATCAGACTTTGTTTGGATTTTAGAAGATCATGCTGGCTGCAAGCCACTGAAGAGATCAGAGTGAATACAGGCCAACTGGCAGGGGGCCATTGCAGCCACCCAGGTGAGACAGGGCAGGAGCTGGTGATAGAGGTGGAGAGAGGAGGATGGATTCAAGAGATACTCAGAAGGTAAAAAGATGCTCCGTTTGTCTAGCCCTGTACAGTACACAAAGTGCTTTTGCATCTATTACCTCCTTTGACTTTCAACCGCCCATGAGATACTGAGTAGGTACAATCAAAATCTTGGCTTTATAGGTGATGAAAGGAAGCTAGGAGGAGGGGAGGTGTTTGCCCAAATTCAGGCAGCTGGTTAGGACAGGGTCGGGACTCACATCTAGATCCGACATCACATCCAGGGCTCACTTGCAGTCTCGTGTCACCAGGACTCAGGCTGGAGCTGTCATGGAAGGGTAGGTGGTAAGCTGCAGGAACCTGACTCGGCTACCTGCCTAGGGCTATTTACACACTTCCAATTGATTTGTTGTAACCTGTAATtatttttgctgaattttttttcacGCTCCATTTGTCTTTTTACTCACCAGCAGACAGGCTACAGGAAATAGCAGATTGGGAGAGGACGGGGCGCAGGAGAAGCTGTCTTTTGTTCTAGGCTAGAAAGTGAGGGGATTACAGATGCTGGTTTCCTGGCTTGCTCCCCCTTTTCCGTTTGGCTTCATCCTGGGGCTCTCTGCccgccccccacacacacagaggggTGAAGGGAGCTCTGAGCCACATCTCTCCTCTCTGGGATCTCAGGTCTGTCTCTGAAACCTGCCAGTGAAAGAACCTCAGGAGcccctgcctccttcccaccACGTGACCATTGCCCATTGGCATAGCTGTCAGGACACCGAcgttttggaaaaaataaaagaaaaaaaaaagaaaaaaagagtgaatgcTGCAAAGATCGATTGCTAATTTTCCAAAAGAGATATGACTCTGAGATTCCACCTACCCAGCTGGTAGGTCCACCGTGCTCCCTAAGGCAGTTTGAGTGCTTGGAATGACAAAGACTGTCCTCCCCTTTCCTCGCACTGAAACCTCAGTCAGGCGACGCTGAGTCTTCTGCTTGAGGAGCCCTGACCTTGGGCTTCCCCATGTCCTTTCAGAATCCAGTTTgagcaagaatcctgctaagtcagGTTAGTGAAATTTCCCCACTCTTGGTGTCTGACTACCCTCAATATTTTACCAACCCAGCCTGCATTCAGCAATGATCCTGTCAATTCAGTTTAGCCAGAAACCCCTTACCCTTGATGTTTCTTCTTAGTAATTTTCTGTCCTCTGTCTCCAACCCTGACCATTGGTTACAAATCTCCACTTGCCCTTGTTGGAGTCGAAACTGAGCCTGAGCTCTCTCCCCCACCGCAAGACACCTCTGCAGTGGTCCCTACACGACTGCCGTGGCCCCCCCTTGAATAAAGTCTGCCTTGCCATCTTTAACACGTGtttggataattttttctttcacaggggTGGTCACTCAGTTTGCGGAGCTTGGAGAAAGGCTTCTGCTCATTGTTTGAACCTATAAGGTCCCTTCAAGGAGGTCAGGGCTATTTACAGTCTATCACCTCCATGCTAACGTGGCCATCATCCCCCAGAACCCAGAGAAGGTTCTGTTGTGCCCTGGGTGGCTGCAGGGGCATGGAGTGCAGGTGTTCACCCCCACACAGCCCGCCTCTTCACTCACTCCCCCACATTCTGCCCCAGGATTCAACCCACTCCCCAGTTCCAGTCAAGCAgcagcctccctcccctctcctgtgGAGCTGGCTTCTCCTCAGCATGGCAAGgtgggctttgttttgtttcgtctttttaaattactgtggAAGCCCAGAGAAGCTGTTAACTCCACCCACGTGAGAAGAGCCTAAATCCAGTATGCAGCTAGGATGGTCTTCCCTGAATGGAGCTGGAGTGAAGTTGGAAGCAGCTCTCATTCTTTTGTGACAAGCCTATCCTCAGGAAAATGGACACAGTTACTATCCCAGTCTCATATTCTACTGCACTGCCATTGACAGGCAGTTCAGAATTTGCAGTCCTCACTATTACTGTCACAAGATAGTTATCTGCCACACTTTACATGTGAAGACTCTTggagaaattaataacaaaacaaaacaacttgcCTAAGGGCACAGGATTATGAGTGACAGAGTGGAGAGGGGTTCAAATCCAGGCCTGACTAAAGGCTGTGGCCACTATTCCAGCCACCACTGGTGGACTTAATGAGCAATCTCTGCCAAAGGGATTTGCATTGATAGTCAAAGCCTTGGAAAGGCTATAAGGCAAGAAATAGCCAGATAAAATCTTTAGGGTTCGGTGGAGTAGGCAGGGAGCTGTGTTCTAGAGGCAGCCTCTAGAGTCTTTCAAATGTCCACCaggccaaaaataaataagaagaagcATAAACAAATATTGAACTCTGATTAATAACATGATTCTGAAGTATTTAGAGGTTAAAGTGTAACGATGCCTGCAACTTTGAAATGTGTCAACAACATAAGAAAAGACTGGTGGATGGAGAGAGGAACAGATTTGGGGTAAAGTAAATATAGCAAAATGTTAGTTATAGAGTCTAGATTGTGGGCATATGGGTGTTCACTGTGCAATTCTTTaaattcttctgaatttttaCACTTTTCGTAATAACCTATTGAAGGGAAATAAATCACACAGGTGGGTCACACCCACCTCTTGTACAatgccaggctggagggaagcTTAATCATTAGTCATTAAGTTCTTTCCCAAGTGCCCTTCAGGGAGAGTGCTGGACTAGACATCTAAAGGCACAGAATAACAAACAGGCAGTCCCTGTTTGGTGGAAATTTAGGATACCTGAGAGAAAATGGAACAGAATCATAAAATCAACAGTTGTAAAGACTGAACTCTTCAGTCTCTGCTTTAATGGAGGGGGAGCAAATTGCCTGACTATACATGTTCAAAcgccttttctttttcactttgatGCATGGGAAGGCTCACCACAGTTAAAACAGACAGAAATGGGCAGTAAGAGAAAATGACCCAAAAGCGCTTGGCAGGTTACAGAAGGTCCCCAGTGGAGAATCCATCTACAGGTCCCAGAAGGTGATTAAGGAGCAGGAGGGGCACCTCTGTGGCAGGTGGTTTTAGTGGAAAGTTTAGGGGACTGGGCACCACACAGGACCAACTCTGCTAATCTAGATAATCTAAGCAAGTCATTGTTTTCTTTGAAGCTTAATTTCCTCTTTTGTTGCCTGTAAGCCAAATTCTGCCTAGGGGttgtttttcgttttgttttttcactgtcTGAGGCAAGAAAGCAAGGTAGTCCTGATGACAGTCCTCAAGGGCTGACCTTGGCCTCCAGCCTTAGCTGAGAACAACAGGGACCCCTTACAGCTCATGGGAGAAAAATACCTAGGGCTTGTTTTTATATGGCCTTGAGttaatgggtttttaaaaatatttttaaataactggaaaaacataaaaagaataacattttgtgagttatgaaaattatatataattcaaatttcagagtccataaataaattttactggAAAATGGCAAAACTCATTTGTTTGCGTATTGTCTGTGGCAGCTGTCAATCAATAACAGCCAGGAACTTGCCACAGAGACTTTATGGgctgcaaagcctaaaatgtttaaTCTGTacccatttatttgtttgtttatttattttaactttttttgagacaaggtctcactctgctggagtgcagtgatgtaatcttggctcactgcagcctcgatcagctgggctccagccatcctcccacctcagcctcccaagaagctaggactacaggagtgcaccaccgtgcctggctaatttttgtattttcttgtagagttggggttttgccacattgcccaggctggtctcgaactctcatgctcaagcgatccttctgcttaagcctcccaaagtgctgagattacaggcgtgagctactgcatccagcctctacctcctaaCAGAAACAGTTTGCCAACCTGGTGTGAAATAGTTCATCTGAAACTTCACTGCTCTGCATACCTCACTTCACAGAATTGCTGTGAGAAGTAATGAGATTTGGGTTTAGTAAACTGGAAGATTCCATAAGATGTAAGGTGTTACTACTGCCCTGATCTCATTTCTCTTAATACCATCCTTACAAAAGCAGAAGAACCTAGAAGGAAGGTCTTATataacagaaagagaaacaaaagttaACAAAGGGAGACAAACGGCATGCAGAAGTAAATGCCTTACTTTCCCTGAGAGGTTTCCCACAGTAAGGGCCTCAGCCATGTACTCCTGCAAATTTGGGGAGGTACAGTCTCATCTGGAAAGATCCAAAAGGGAGGACCAGGCATTTGTCAGGAATTTAATGATCCAGTTCTTAAACACagcattttcctaattttttgaCTGTATTTTATTATCTGTGTTCTTGAGGTCATTTACGCCTGTTCTGTGTGTATGGTGAAAACACTATACACTGGGGAGCTACTGTGACTCTTCTCCTGGCCCTGCTTTCAATGATGTCATATTTGGTTTCTTGAAATTAGTCATGGCAGGTGTATTTACAATTGGCAGTTGGTAAGCCCTACAAATCAGGCATTCCCCCTAATCTCAAAGCTGTTTGTCAAACATTTACCACCACGCTGCTGGGACCAGGACTTCCATTTACAAGAGATTCACAAGGGAGACAGAAGGCAAGTAGAGCAGAGAGTGAAGAATGACAGAGGGCAGGAGGTGGACATCATGGGATGCAGAAGAAGAGGAGGGTCAGCTCTGCTTGTGTTCCAAGAAGGTTTTGAATTGGAAGAGATGTGTTTGGGGACTAAGGCTTTGATGTAGCCATGTCTATGGTCTGCATTTGTTGGTTTCACCTCCAGATTAATGAGGTCTCAAAAAAACCTAGTTGCATAAAGATGGGAAGACCAAGGTTTGGGAGGTGGTGGGGGTGAACGACTCGCCTGGAGTCATCCAGTGCCTCACAGCAGGCCTAGCATCATGACTCCTTCTCCCAGACTAGCTCCTTCCAGAACCGTGACACTCTCTTACCAAGCACCTGCTGATGACAGGTAATGGATGCATGAGTCGGACCTGCGTTGCTGCTGTCTTCGTatcagtgagaacctgtctcccTTCCTTCCGTCAACAGGCATCTGGAGGCTTTGTTAATCCAGGAGAGTCCACCACGTCCTCAGCTCATCCTGTCCCTCCACAGCCCTCTTCTCAGAGCCCTTCAATCATCTCCCTGGACCAGGCTTTACTCCTAACACAAGCTTATTAAGAGCACGGGAGTGTTCAGCACATGAAGTATTTGGCACGGGCGTGCAGTGACTGACTATAGCTCTGGGAAGCTCTGCAGAACCAACGCCAGAACAGAGTGTGTCTTCATCTTCCAGAGAGGACCTTGCATCCTGATTTTGTGTACTCTCTCAGGAGCAGACCACCAGTGACAGTGCACGCAAGGGAGCAGAAGGCATTGTGGACGTGGTCTACTCTGTGAGCACATGGAATGATTCTAGATCTCCACTTCCATTTGGGAGCGTGGAAAACAGCAGACTCTTGGAAAGCCATGTTTGGAAGAAACCCAAGAGGTCATCATATCCAgaacttcattttacaaatgtgtaAACTGAggccagaaagagaaaatttacgTTGCTAATAGGTGATGGTGTTGGATACAAATCCTGGTGTTTTATCCTGTTGTGATAAGAAATATCTATTTGGTCTCTGTCCCTGATTCCTGGCATACAGCTCCTAAAACTCTTGTAATCTCTGACTAAAGAGTTTCTTTTGGATGCTAAAAAGGAAACTGGTGGCTGAGTCCTAGATGGTTTCAGAATGGAgtggggctggtcaccagaaagactaTGGTATGATTAGAACCTCTGGAGAGCAGAGAGGGGCTGAAGGTTGAGTTGATCCCTTATGGGCGATGATGTAATCAAACATGCCTATATCATAAAACTTCcgtaaaaaacaaagaaaagttggTTCAGGAGCCTCCAGACAGCTGAATCTGTGGAGGTGCTTGGAGGGTGGCTCTTCCGGAGAGCACATGGCAGCTGCGCCCCTTCCCACATGCCTTGCCCTGTGCgtctcttccatctggctgctCATCTGTACCCTTTATCATACCCTTTACAAGAGACTGGTACATGTAAAGGAAGTGTtatctctgagttctgtgagctgctctagcaaattcaTTGAACCCAGGgagggggtcatgggaacccTGGTTTATAGTTGGTTGGTCAAAAGCGCAGGTCACAGCCTTGGTCTTGCAATTGGCACCTGAACTGGGAACGGTCTTCTGGGACTGAGCCCTCAGCTGTGGGATCTGCCTCTCACTGCAGGTACATGGTGTCAGAATGGAACCGAATTATAGAACACCCAGTGGGTTTCTGCTGGATAATTTCTTGGTGTGTAGGGGAAAACCCCCATGCGTCTGGTCACAGAAGTATACTATAGTGAAAagcagtttatttttccttcagaacGCGTCTCTTTGCAGTTTGTTCTTTTCAAGAAAAAAGCTAGAACTTAGTCTCTTAGCTTCCGACACAAAGTGAAATTCATGGAgccattactttttcttttttaaagtaaactataTAGGGTGTGGCCGGGGACGACTGGGTGGACGCAGGCGAGCATGTCGGCTCTAACTCGGCTGGCGTCTTTCGCTGCCATTAGTGGCCGCCTTTTCAGAAGTGGCCGTGCACGGACTGCTGGAGACGGTGGTGTCCGTCATGCTGGTGGTGATGTGCACATGGAGCCCCGATACAGAGAGTTCCCCCAGCTGACCAGAACCCAGGTGATCTGGGGCGAGACCTTAAGTGCAACCATATGGTTCTGGATTCTGTGGCATTTCTGGCATGACTCAGAAGCCGTGCTGGGTCACTTTCCGTATCCTGATCCTTCCCAGTGGACAGATGAAGAATAGGGTATCCCTCCTGATGACGAAGACTCAGACTCACTCTTTACAAGATCCAGGTGAAGATTTCAAGGATTATTGACTTCATATTGTACATTAAAGTTACAAATTAAAGTGG
This genomic interval from Saimiri boliviensis isolate mSaiBol1 chromosome 14, mSaiBol1.pri, whole genome shotgun sequence contains the following:
- the LOC101039525 gene encoding NADH dehydrogenase [ubiquinone] 1 beta subcomplex subunit 2, mitochondrial-like; translation: MSALTRLASFAAISGRLFRSGRARTAGDGGVRHAGGDVHMEPRYREFPQLTRTQVIWGETLSATIWFWILWHFWHDSEAVLGHFPYPDPSQWTDEE